A genomic segment from [Flavobacterium] thermophilum encodes:
- a CDS encoding ferrous iron transport protein A produces the protein MAQGKRCRLSDMKPGDRFRIEKVDVPDPVLKRRLLDLGFVPGGEVKVGQRSPLGDPTAYRVCGTTIALRKEESDYIYGETIDHDG, from the coding sequence ATGGCACAAGGAAAACGTTGCCGCCTCTCCGATATGAAACCGGGCGATCGATTTCGCATCGAAAAGGTTGATGTTCCTGATCCTGTGTTAAAACGACGATTGCTTGATTTGGGATTTGTACCCGGCGGGGAAGTGAAGGTGGGACAAAGAAGCCCGCTTGGCGACCCGACCGCCTATCGCGTTTGTGGCACGACGATCGCATTAAGGAAAGAAGAAAGCGACTATATTTACGGGGAGACGATTGATCATGATGGATAA